The following nucleotide sequence is from Desulfonatronum thioautotrophicum.
GGGTGACAAAAGTTCTCTGTAAGGGGCAAAAATAGGCCTTTTCTGGGAGTCAAACTCAGTAATTACAGTCTGTTGCTGGTCTCAGAGACCCAGCCGCTGGTCTGGTCTCAGAGACCCAGCCGCTGGTCTCAGAGACCCAGCCTGCGAGCCATACTTGGCACTGCCAACGGAAACACAAGAGGAGGTTGTGTCGTGGAAACCAGGACGATAACTTATAATCTGCCGGTTGGCGTTTTTTCAGCCTTGCGCAAGACGCCGGAAGAATTGAAGAGAGATATGCTCATTGTTGCTGCCGTGAAATGGTACGAGATGGGGTATGTTTCCCAGGAAAAGGCAGCGGAACTGGCAGGCTTATGCAGGGAAGATTTCCTGATGGCCCTTTCAAGATATAATGTTTCTCCATTTCAATATTCTGCCGACGAAGTAATGCAGGAAGCCGGTTATGAGTAGGGTGCATGTTCTGAATGCATCTCCCCTGATTCTGCTGGGAAAAGCTGATCTTTTGCGCGTGGTGAGCCCTTTGGCC
It contains:
- a CDS encoding UPF0175 family protein; the protein is METRTITYNLPVGVFSALRKTPEELKRDMLIVAAVKWYEMGYVSQEKAAELAGLCREDFLMALSRYNVSPFQYSADEVMQEAGYE